Within the Ranitomeya imitator isolate aRanImi1 chromosome 8, aRanImi1.pri, whole genome shotgun sequence genome, the region TTAAAAATATTTTGGCTTGCAAGCGGCCTATTATGTCCAAAACATCACCTTTTTTTCCATCTACCTCATTTGTAACCACTGCCAAATGCTTTTAAAGATAGAATAAAAATTGTATTTTATCCCTACGTGAAGTTTCTGATGCATCGGATACTTTGGATTTTGATCCATTATTGATGTATaaccagcagggctgtggagtcggagtcgttgtccattttggtggagttggaataGGTACAAAAtggactgactcctaaaatatgtaataaattgagttcagtagttcagtgcaggatgtgctgtaaattttttcataaaaatttgatAAAGTTATTAAATGTTTTATTCCTCGTCTAAGGATTtctgcttttagttgagatgaatttgtgctgcactttatgtctttgctcagcagtgaggcagtgctgtTGAGTCgtgggtttggcttaccgactccacagtcctgaTAACCAGAGCGGTTTGATGTTTAGGGGCCTGTGCAAGTCATAATAACGATCATCTAATATAAAACTGTATTACAATAGAGTTTGTGTGTTTTATTTCCTAGGTGAAGGTCCTAATTTGACTGTTTATAGCTTGAGAAACAGCAGTTTGACCCCTTGGAAGCTTAAGGAGACCGTACTCAATGGTTACATCATTCATGGAATTAAGACATTCAGTACAGAAGACTCAAACTGTGCCATCTTGGGTGTTTTTGGAAGCAAGGGTCTTATTGTCCTGAATTTTTGCAGCAGAGAACAGGAAATAAGCCTGTCCAGAGTCTGTGAGCTCCGAGAGCTGCATGATTGGATCTGGGACATTCAGTGGCTTGGAGATGACTTGCAGTCCACCTCTTATCTCGGCATAGCCTTAGGTCACAACTCTGTAGCTTATTATGACTACAGGAAAGGAAAAGTCCTGAAAGAAATTCACTGTTCGGAAAAATGTATCTTGTATTCTGCTCATTTTGTGGGAAGAACCTGGAATGAGCTTACGTTGATCTCTGGGACTGTGTTCAACCAGCTTGTCGTATGGGGAATGTGTGACCAAACCAATGAAGAGGGAAGAGTAGAACCTCGGAGGAGAATAAGTGGGCACAATGGTGTAATTTTCAGCATTTATTATGAAGCACAAAGGGGCATTTTGGCTTCGGCCTCTGATGACCGCAGCCTCAGGGTGTGGAAAGTGGGCAGCCTTACTAGCTGCGATCCAGAAGTCCAGTGTCTTCTCGTATTGTACGGGCACCAAGCTCGAGTGTGGTCAGTCAGACTCCTCTCAGACAATATAATCAGCATCGGAGAAGACTCGGCTTGTATCGTGTGGAGCTACAGTGGTGATATCATCCATCACTTCAAAGGTCACAGAGGTCGAGGCATAAGAGCTGTCGCCATCCAAGATCAGCTAAGTTTGGTGGCAACTGGTGGAGCAGACTGTGGTATCCGTCTTTGGCAAATTAAAGAAAAATCTTCCCCCTCTTGCAACCTATTAAATTTAAATTTTGGTGCCTCCAAATATGTTGGGACCCCCAAGGCAGTCATGTTGGCGGATATCAATTGTCTTTTGATCATGACGGACTTGGGTTTTATATACACATATGATTTCATCAGCAAGCAATGGACCTTGGTACTGGAGGATAGGAACTATAAATCGTACGGTCTTCTAGACGTAGTCAGATTGGGTGATTCCACCTTATGTGCCATAGGTAACATAACCGGCAGTGTTAAGATCTTCTCACTTTCATCTGCTCGGACTTGCCAGGAGTTCAAGCACCACGAAGGTAAAGTGCACAGTCTTACATGGGTTGCCCCATCTCCATCTTTAGACACTTGCAGCCTGTTTTCTTCTGGTCCTAATGGAATAATGGTTTGGCTGGAGGTCACCTGTGTGTCTGGAGTTATCACATCTGTCACGGAGAACTGTAGGTTTCTTCTACCCACCTGCAAGCAAAGGTGGCACACCAGCATTGCACTTGTACCTGAAGAAAGTTTGATTGTCTGTGGAGACCGTAGAGGATCATTAATGCTTTTTCAAGTTTTGCAAAGCGCCCACAACCCTCCACAAGGACATGAAAAAGAACCGGTCCATGTTCTATTTGGCCTTCATGGCAAATTGGGTGTCACATCGGTGGCGTACCATAATGGCTTTGTGTATAGCAGTGGTCGAGACGGCTTTTGTCGCCAGTTGAAGGTGGAAGGACACCAGCTGGTCCTGCTCCGAAAATTCAAGTCATGTAAAGGGATGGAGTGGATCGAAAGCGTGTCCTTCGCCCTCGACGGAGATTTACACATCCTTGGTTTCCACTCCACAGACTTTGTGGTGTGGAGCACAAGAACTAATGAGAAGCTGCTTTGCGTTCCTTGCGGTGGAGGACACAGGTCTTGGAGCTACAAGAAGGACCGTACAAAGGAAGTTTTCGCCTACATCAAATCTGGTGATGTGTTCGCCCACCATAGTCAACAGGTTGAAAGAATCCAGAATGTAGTGAAGGAACCCTTACATGGCAGAGAACTGACAAGTGTTAAATATGTTGGGAGTGTTAATAATTGTAGCGAGGATTGTGTTGACATCCTTATCACAAGCAGTGAAGACACCACCGTTAATATCTGGGCCTTCTGTTCCAAACACTTTTATTGCCTTTCAACCATACATGACCATCTCTCCAGTGTGAAAACTTTAGCTTTAGCAGGGACTGAATATAAAGATGGCGTCCTCTCTACTCTCCTGTTCACCGCCGGGGGCAGAGCTCAGATTGAGGTTTATCGGTTGTTGATTCAAGCGAAGGAGATTAATGGCAGCATTTCTTGTCAAGTCATCCACTTAGCTTCCCACCGACTGGACGAACACTGGGATAGAATCAAGAATAAACACCGGAGGCTGAAGATGGATCCGGAAACGAGGTATTGCTCTTGTACCAGGGGGAATGGTGGGAGCTATTGGTTATACTTACTGtgaatttaaagggattttccaagaTTGAAAACTATCCCCTATTAATAGGACAAATGATAACTTACGAAATGCTGTAAAACCTTCCAATTCTAATAATGCAGTAAAGGGcgagcatgtgcacctctgctTTATATGACTTCTATGGGACTGATAGCATTTAATACTGCACAGCATTTCACTGTTTCCTGCAGTGTATGTGCAGATTGTCCACTATTATTAATATCCATATTTTCCTCTTTTCTTTTTGTCAGATACATGTCAGTCGCAACAGTGGACCAGATTCCAGAAATCATGAAACCTGTGCCCTACGTGTATCTGGCCGCTGCCTGCAGTGATGGATCTGTCAGGTGTGAGCATATGAGCTAAAGTGAATTAATGATGTTCCCATTAATTGATGAGTATTTAAAGGGTTATTTTCATCATTAAAAGTCATCACCTATCAAAGGATAGGTAGTTATTTGTGAATATGGGGGTGCAGCAAGCCTAGAAAGAGGCATGAAAATGGTATAAAGGATTGGAGCGACGGCTGCACATGTGGGGCACTCGTTCTTTGTGGACCTGCTAGAGAGTACAACATTAGCCGTCCCATAGACCTTCAGTGGCGCACATGCATGTGCTTTTTTTATCCTATTCTAGGTATTGGTGGGTGTCAGTGTCATTTTCCAGACCCCAGCGATCCTCAGAGTATCATGATGGGTCTCATTTATTTGTGAATGATCCTTAACATGCTTTACCTtcggccaccactagagggagctcactgaagACACTGAGTTCAATGAAAGCGGTTTAAAGGGTCGGCCACTTTAACATCATATTTCCTAAATGGCCCTAAAGTGTGCTGTCTATGCATATACATTGATAAAGGTCCTGATACGTCATCTACCAGGATTCCTAGGTAAAGACTATGTAGACGTTGCCCTCCCCGCATTCATAGCGGTCAGCTTGGATGCAGTCACTAGATTTGCCCATATGGTCGCTTTTCGGCTTCATTCTCTCCTGTGCAGAACTGTGACTGACAGACAGGTATCGGCACATTCGCTGGACACGCTAGACTGCGGATCTGCACCTGCAAAGAAGAGGACCCACATAATAAAGCGGTCACGTGGCTTTATCTTGTGCCCACCATCTTGCTTCCTTTGGACCCAGGGTCTAATGTGATGTCATTTAGTTCACTTTATGTTATGTTTCTGTAGATTCTTTGTGATGAGCGAGAGATCTCGACAGATGTCATTGATAGCCGAGTCCTTTTACCACCAGCGCTGTGTACTGAAAGTAGAGACGTTCGTCCATACTTCTGGCAACGATTTAAGGTAAAATTCCAGAAAAAGATGATGTATGTCTTACATCAAtaactgttttttgcttttttttaccctTTCTGGCAGATGAAATCCCCGGTGATCAACTGCCAAAGCTGTGGACACTCAAATATCCAACCCTGCAGCGACCTCTACAggagaaatgtagtattacatggcCCCCATTGAAATGAATTAGCGACCATGTGACACATTTGTAGTGGAGTCCTCTAGATTTGGAATTCGGATGGTCCTGACTGTGGCTAATAGATGAGGTTCCAGCATGGGTCATCGTTTATTATGTCCCTTTTAGGGCTGTCCTCACTGATGCATGTGGACACCTGAGGATGTcgggataataataatctttatttttatatagcgctaacatattccgcagcgctttacagttttgcacacattatcatcgctgtccccgatggggctcacaatctagaatccctatcagtatgtctttggaatgtgggaggaaaccggagtgcccggaggaaacccacgcaaacacggggagaacatacaaactctttgcagatgttgtcctggatgggattagaacccaggaccccagcgctgcaaggctgctgtgctaaccactgcgccaccgtgctgcccatatgcgCAATATGCGCATTATTCCCCATTAATTCATGTTGTATCTTCATTATAGCCTGGCACTAGATAAATATGTTTTTTCTTTATCTTAGAGTCATGCTATGCAGTGGCGCTACTGATGGTCGCATTGCATTATGGGATGTATCTGGCATGATATCCCGTGCTGACATGATGCTGGATAAGGGGGAAATAGATTGTCCTCTGCAGGGTGAGTCTGTGTATCTTATGCAGTATGGTGCTTCATTTGTGGCTGCCGCTAGCATTAATGTACAAATGCTGAAATCTTTACAGATATTTTCTATACTGTATATTTGTTTCTTAAATTAAAAGTTAAGCCACTTTTTAAATAGTGTTCCTTAAAAATTTGCCACCATTTTGCTGTTGCAAAGTGTCTGTAACTCCTTTagtctgtgtgcacacgatgcggatttagtgcggatctgcagcggatttttccacagtttcgcacagtgatttacagtacaatgtaaatcaattggaaaaaaaaatccgcttgaaaaccgctgcggatcaaaagaagtagcatgctacttcttttgtgcggaactgcagcatttctgaccccttccattgtagaaatccacaggggtaaaaaaaacgcagaaaatccgcatcaattccgcaacaaaaatgcacaaaacccATGGCAAATccacacctgcattttctgccaggagatgcggattttgtgcggaaaattctgcaccccaatccgccacgtgtgcacatagccttaattcaTCTTATTGTTCGGCAGAAGTGTTACAAATCCATCAGTCTTCCTGCTCCAAATCGATCAGACCTccttctcctcctgactatctGTTCTACCCTTATTTCAGGGTTAGTGATAGCAACAGAGAATGAGGTTGTACAGGGAGCTGCAGTGGGGAGGGGAGGAAGCATGTACAGTGCCAGGGAGGGTTGAGAAAACAGGCTACAGCTAAAGAGGGAAAGGTGCAGGATAGAAGATGTGTTAACATGCGAATAAAAACATCAGCACCCTGGATAAACACACAGGTCACATCCGGCCTTATGTtattgagagagacacacagacctcacaaccaGTCTATATACTTGGTGAGACACATAGACCTCACGTTttgcttatattactgggagaaaaatacagatcttgtatccagcctatattactaggagagacacacacagaGTTCACattcaacctatattactgggaagaaAATGCAGACCTTGCTTCCAGCCTACATTACTCATAGAAACATTCAGCCcaaatccagcctacattacttggTGGAATGTACAGACCTCGCATCCAACCTTTACTACAGAAAGATACACCTAGACCTTGCATCCAGCTTATAATACTGAAGGGGAAATACAGAACTTGAATCCAGCCTAtactactgggagagacactcccatAAGATAAAAAGCTGAAACTTGGATCAGACTATAAACTGCATAACAGGGGGTTTGAGAATGAATGAAGAAATGAAGATTGCAAACTTAAAAGTAGCGTCATTTTATTATACATAGGTAAAACTCCTTTTCTGCCATGTCAAAGGTCTCCATGGCTTAATTTTAAAATAAGTCACCGTGAAACATTATGCATTTATTGATGTCTGGTGCCCACTGATTCTCATAGAAGAGGTAGTGAGAGCGCATTAGTACTAGCATGCACTAACCAGGCTCATTATACATTTATTAAGTGCTGACTGATTTCCCCAGAGATCATTTGATCCATGATACATAAACAACATATGGCTAAGGAACGACAGCCAAAATCCTGTCTGTTTAATTTCTAAGATGGCACTTTGAATAAGGACTGTAGAATAAATCGAGGTGTGACACTGCCAGGTATAAAATACTGCAATACAAAGGTATCACAATATATTACAGAAGCAATCAGAGGATTGAATGTTCAAGtcaacaaaaaaagggaaaaaaatcctCTCTGCATCCGGAAAGTACAGCACAACATAAACATTATTCTGCATGGTAAATGccagtataaattaaaaaaaataaagctccAACACAACAAAAGAGAATGTTGTGAGTTTGAAATGCCTTGTTGGGATAGGGCTGTGGCACCGCCATTTTGTACATTGTTTTTGAGGCTGCTAGATCCCCGAGTACAACGCTCAGCTACAGTGGGGAACATAAGGATTTGATacgctgctgattttgcaagttttcccacctacaaagaatggagaggtctgtagtttttatTGTAGGCAAACTTAAATTGTGCGACtgcaaaacagaaaatcacattgtatgatttgtaaataattaaatttcatttcattgcttgaaataagtatttgatcaccttccaaccagcaggaattctgctctcacagacctgttagtttttctttaagaagcctcctactctgcactcattacttgtattaattgcacctgtctgacgtcgttacctgtataaaagacacctgtccacactctcaatcacactccaacctctccaccatggccaagaccaaagagctgtctaaggacaccagggataaaaccgtagacctgcacaaggctgggatgggctaaaggacaatagacaagcagcttggtgagaaggtaacaactgttggcacaattattagaaaatggaagaaacacaagatgactgtcaaccttccttggtctggggctccattcgagatctcgcctcgtggggtaaggatgattctgagaaaggtcaggaatcagcccagaactatatgGGAGGAGCTggttaatgacctgaagagagctgggaccacagtctcgaacattgttagtaacacactatgtcaTCATGGATtacaatcctgcagggcacacaaggtccccctgatcacccagcccatgtccaggcccgtttcatattcgccaatgaccatcttacGTCATGTGGTCagctgagaccaaagtagaactttttcatATCACCTTCACTCGCCATGTTtgaaggaagaaggatgagtacaaccccaagagcaCTGTCCctgctgtgaagcatggtgggggaaacttcatattttgggggtgcttttctgcagatGGGACAGGACAGCTGCACCAcactgaagggaggatggatggggtcacgtATTTCAATATTCTGTCCAACAACCtttttccctcagtaagagcattgaagatgggtcgtggctgggtcttccagcatgataacaacccaaaacacacagtcagggcaactaacgagcggctctgtaagaagcatgtcaaggtcctggagtggcctaaccagtctccagacctgaacccaataggaaATCTCtggaggagctgaaactcaatgttgcccagcgacagccccaaaacctgaaagttcTGGATAAGATCTGTGTggaggaaggggccaatatccctgctgcagtgtgtgcaaacctggtcaagatctacaggaaacgtctgacctctgtaataacaaacaaaggtttctgcaccaaatattaagttctgtttttctattgtatcaaatacttatttcatgcaatacaatgcaaattaattatgtaacaatcatacaatgtgattttctgaattttgttAGATTCTGTATCTCACAGTTGAACTGTAccgacgataaaaattacagacctccccattgtttgtaggtgggaaaactgcaAAATCAGCAGAatatcaaatacttgttttccccacCGTATATATGACCGTCCTATAGGATGTCAGCGGAGAGACGCACACAATTGAGGTAGTTGATAATGAAACCTAACAAAAACCTCTGTTTCTTACAGATTTGGGATCTGTTTTCTTTATCTTCTCCGCTCACCAGTGTGGGATCAACAGTCTCTGTGTCCAGACGACTAAAGATGGACACTATCTGGTCGCCAGCGGCGGAGATGACAATTCTATCCATGTGTGTTGGTTATTATTGAATCACGAAGGTCCCAGAGGACGAGGTGCACAACTTCTCCGGTCAGTCTCTGCCAACTCTGCTCATGCTGCACATGTCACCGGACTGCGCCTCCTCCGAGATGACCTCCTGGTGTCAGTGTCTGTGGATCAGCGGCTGACTCTATGGAATATTGGGGACACTGATCTTAGACATGTGGCCACCAGATTCTGTCACGTGGCCGACGTTTCAGAATTAGACTTCTGGACACGTGATGAAAGGCATCTATGTGTTCTCTGCGGGCAAGGCCTGGAGATTGTGAAATGTGAACACTAGATATCGCTGACATATGTACTAAAGAAAGACAGCGTGAGGGGAaagataaaacatctatatttttatgaattttctgtaaagTTTTAATAAAAATAGTTTTCACGAGAAAAGCTATTAACATGAAATATTATTAGCAATCTTCATCCATATTCTGCACAGGGGGTAAtggtataatagttatattcttgtacatagggggcagtattctagtagttatattcttgtacataggagcagtattatagtagttattcttgtacataggggcagtattatagtagtcatattcttgtacataggggcagaattatagtagttatattcttgtacataggaggcagtattatagtagttatattcttgtacataggggcagtattatagtagttatattcctgtacataggagcagtattatagtagttatattcttgtacatagggagcagtattatagtagttatatccttgtacatagggggcagtattatagtagttatattcttgtacataggagcagtattattgtagttatattcttgtacataggggcattattatagtagttatattcttgtacataggagcagtattatagtagttattcttgtacataggagcagtattatagtagttatattcttgtacataggagcagtattatagtagtattatagtagttatattcttctacataggagcagtattatagtagttatattcttctacataggagcagtattatagtagttatattcttgtacataggggcattattatagtagttatattcttgtacataggagcagtattatagtagttatattcttgtacataggggcagcattatagtagttatattcttgtacataggggcagcattatagtagttatattcttgtacataggagcagtattatagtagttatattcttgtacataggggcagcattatagtagttatattcttgtacataggggcagcattatagtagttatattcttgtacataggggcagcattatagtagttatattcttgtacataggggcagtattatagtagttatattcttgtacataggggcagcattatagtagttatattcttgtacataggggcagcattatagtagttatattcttgtacataggggcagcattatagtagttatattcttgtacataggggcagtattatagtagttatattcttgtatataggagcagtattatagtagttatattcttgtacataggggcagcatt harbors:
- the WDR6 gene encoding tRNA (34-2'-O)-methyltransferase regulator WDR6, whose translation is MRLHGNTKMESQLLVAPITTLEFVGHHLLAGEGPNLTVYSLRNSSLTPWKLKETVLNGYIIHGIKTFSTEDSNCAILGVFGSKGLIVLNFCSREQEISLSRVCELRELHDWIWDIQWLGDDLQSTSYLGIALGHNSVAYYDYRKGKVLKEIHCSEKCILYSAHFVGRTWNELTLISGTVFNQLVVWGMCDQTNEEGRVEPRRRISGHNGVIFSIYYEAQRGILASASDDRSLRVWKVGSLTSCDPEVQCLLVLYGHQARVWSVRLLSDNIISIGEDSACIVWSYSGDIIHHFKGHRGRGIRAVAIQDQLSLVATGGADCGIRLWQIKEKSSPSCNLLNLNFGASKYVGTPKAVMLADINCLLIMTDLGFIYTYDFISKQWTLVLEDRNYKSYGLLDVVRLGDSTLCAIGNITGSVKIFSLSSARTCQEFKHHEGKVHSLTWVAPSPSLDTCSLFSSGPNGIMVWLEVTCVSGVITSVTENCRFLLPTCKQRWHTSIALVPEESLIVCGDRRGSLMLFQVLQSAHNPPQGHEKEPVHVLFGLHGKLGVTSVAYHNGFVYSSGRDGFCRQLKVEGHQLVLLRKFKSCKGMEWIESVSFALDGDLHILGFHSTDFVVWSTRTNEKLLCVPCGGGHRSWSYKKDRTKEVFAYIKSGDVFAHHSQQVERIQNVVKEPLHGRELTSVKYVGSVNNCSEDCVDILITSSEDTTVNIWAFCSKHFYCLSTIHDHLSSVKTLALAGTEYKDGVLSTLLFTAGGRAQIEVYRLLIQAKEINGSISCQVIHLASHRLDEHWDRIKNKHRRLKMDPETRYMSVATVDQIPEIMKPVPYVYLAAACSDGSVRFFVMSERSRQMSLIAESFYHQRCVLKVETFVHTSGNDLRVMLCSGATDGRIALWDVSGMISRADMMLDKGEIDCPLQDLGSVFFIFSAHQCGINSLCVQTTKDGHYLVASGGDDNSIHVCWLLLNHEGPRGRGAQLLRSVSANSAHAAHVTGLRLLRDDLLVSVSVDQRLTLWNIGDTDLRHVATRFCHVADVSELDFWTRDERHLCVLCGQGLEIVKCEH